The DNA segment CTTATTTTTGCCGCTCGTGGCGGCTATAACGCGCAGAACGTCATAAAAACCCACAACTGGAGGAATCACTATGGAATATGGCATGTACTACCTCGAGCAGGTCACGCCCTACGAAGCCATCTACCGCCGCATGGACAGGGTCCTGGCTGCTGGGCGAACCAAATTTCAGGATTACTTTATCTTCCAAACCGGCGGCTTTGGCAAAGTCCTGGTGCTCGACAAAGACGTGCAGTCTACCGAACGTGACGAGTACATCTACCACGAAACCCTGGTGCACCCGGCCATGCTGGCCCATCCCAACCCACGTTCGGTGTTCATTGTCGGGGGGGGCGAAGGTGCTACGCTGCGTGAGGTTTTGCGGCACCCAAGCGTGGAAAAGGCTGTGATGTGCGACATTGACGATGAGCTTGTGGCAATGGCCCGCACCCTGCTTCCAGAGTGGCATCAGGGGGCCTTCGACGACCCCCGGGCCCTGGTCGTTACCGAGGACGCCAGGGCTTGGCTGGAACATCACCCCGATACCTACGATGTGATCATCGTTGATCTGAACGACCCCGTGGGTGAGGACAACCCCGCCCGAATGCTCTTTACCGTGGAGTTCTATGAGCTGCTCAAAGCACGTCTCAATCCCGGCGGCCTGATGGCCATGCAAGCGGGTATGGTCTTGCTCACCCACCACAAAATGCATCCGGTGGTACACCATACCGTCAAGCAGGTTTTTAGGCACACCCGTAGTTACTGCAACTACATCCCTGGCTTCATGCTCAATTTTGGTTTTATTGTGGCCTCCGACGCGGTCGACGTTACAGGTTTGAGCGAGGGCACCCTTGAAGCCCGCATTCTGGAGCGCCAGCTACCGCTCAAGCACCTCGATGCACCTTTTATCGAAGCCATGTTTGTTTTGCCCAAAGACCTCAAAGAGGCCATTGCGGCAGAAAAGATGGTCTCGAGGGACGCAGCACCCTTCTGGCTAACCGACGAGGGTGAAGCACGACAGTCTGGTGTTTGAGGCTGCCTTT comes from the Meiothermus cerbereus DSM 11376 genome and includes:
- the speE gene encoding polyamine aminopropyltransferase — translated: MEYGMYYLEQVTPYEAIYRRMDRVLAAGRTKFQDYFIFQTGGFGKVLVLDKDVQSTERDEYIYHETLVHPAMLAHPNPRSVFIVGGGEGATLREVLRHPSVEKAVMCDIDDELVAMARTLLPEWHQGAFDDPRALVVTEDARAWLEHHPDTYDVIIVDLNDPVGEDNPARMLFTVEFYELLKARLNPGGLMAMQAGMVLLTHHKMHPVVHHTVKQVFRHTRSYCNYIPGFMLNFGFIVASDAVDVTGLSEGTLEARILERQLPLKHLDAPFIEAMFVLPKDLKEAIAAEKMVSRDAAPFWLTDEGEARQSGV